In a single window of the Rhopalosiphum padi isolate XX-2018 chromosome 1, ASM2088224v1, whole genome shotgun sequence genome:
- the LOC132928205 gene encoding uncharacterized protein LOC132928205 — MGFIDKSVSFSIVFLINCILSVRSDNCQPLIDLITNNKLYMLNASEIVAFFPIDFKFVTTDYGGVTCSSGNCTTSNEVMYKNRRIVSLSNTDLAISDKELSEAIYNSLASNTQLNDVISVFPNRFVVKSRTEKNTFLVYSTVFGLNIDILNPGCDRTKFQYRSKIAKIKGLVCKVHFLSGVRYGLDCGDILLFLNAINDDSALDHETKCEP, encoded by the coding sequence ATGGGTTTTATAGACAAATCGGTCTCGTTTTCTATTGTGTTTTTAATCAACTGCATACTTTCCGTAAGGTCTGACAACTGTCAACCTCTCATCGATTTGATCACCAACAACAAATTGTACATGCTAAACGCATCGGAAATAGTAGCGTTTTTCCCAATCGATTTCAAATTCGTAACGACCGACTATGGTGGCGTCACTTGCTCGAGCGGTAATTGCACAACGTCAAACGAAGTAATGTACAAGAACAGACGAATAGTATCGCTTTCTAATACAGACTTGGCAATAAGTGATAAAGAATTGTCCGAAGCTATTTACAACAGTTTGGCCAGTAACACGCAGTTGAATGATGTTATAAGCGTTTTCCCCAACAGATTTGTGGTGAAATCACGTAccgaaaaaaatacttttttggtTTATTCCACAGTGTTCGGTCTGAATATAGATATCCTAAATCCGGGATGCGACCGAACAAAGTTTCAATACAGGTCAAAAATAGCGAAAATAAAAGGACTTGTGTGTAAGGTTCATTTCCTATCTGGCGTCAGATATGGCCTTGATTGTGGCGAtatcctattatttttaaatgctataaACGACGATAGTGCACTTGACCACGAAACAAAATGTGaaccttaa